One window of Deltaproteobacteria bacterium genomic DNA carries:
- a CDS encoding glycosyltransferase family 2 protein: MASLSLVVITRNEERDLPRCLASVPCANEIVVVDSGSTDRTLELARAAGAKVVSHPFSGYGPQKAFAVSQAQSEWVLNLDADEALSPDLAASLPTALARADVHGFRLRFRSEMFGRTLRHGGLGHETHLRLYRRDRAKMGQQQVHEGVEIDGAVETLPGHVLHRPYADLSEYLAKLDSYTTLAAAQRHAAGRKPWLLWPARMPVGFLRRYVLQLGLLDGYAGFLWAALGGLHDLVREAKLRELTLGAPPTS, translated from the coding sequence ATGGCCAGCCTGTCCCTGGTTGTCATCACGAGAAACGAAGAGCGCGACCTCCCCAGGTGCCTGGCGAGCGTGCCGTGCGCGAACGAGATCGTGGTCGTCGATTCGGGCAGCACGGACCGCACGCTGGAGCTCGCGCGCGCTGCGGGCGCGAAGGTGGTCTCCCATCCCTTCTCGGGCTACGGGCCGCAGAAGGCGTTCGCGGTCTCGCAGGCGCAGAGCGAGTGGGTGCTCAACCTCGATGCCGACGAGGCCCTCTCGCCCGACCTCGCCGCGTCCCTGCCCACCGCCCTCGCGCGCGCCGACGTGCACGGCTTCCGGCTGCGCTTCCGCTCGGAGATGTTCGGGCGCACCCTGCGCCACGGCGGTCTGGGCCACGAGACGCACCTGCGGCTCTACCGGCGCGACCGCGCGAAGATGGGCCAGCAGCAAGTCCACGAGGGCGTGGAGATCGACGGCGCTGTGGAGACCCTGCCCGGCCACGTGCTGCACCGGCCCTACGCAGATCTCTCCGAGTACCTCGCCAAGCTCGACAGCTACACCACCCTCGCCGCGGCCCAGCGCCACGCCGCGGGTCGCAAGCCGTGGCTGCTCTGGCCGGCGCGCATGCCGGTGGGCTTCCTGCGGCGCTACGTGCTGCAGCTCGGCTTACTCGACGGCTACGCGGGCTTCCTGTGGGCGGCGCTGGGCGGCCTGCACGACCTGGTGCGCGAGGCCAAGCTCCGCGAGCTCACCCTCGGGGCGCCCCCTACTTCTTGA